Within the Salvia hispanica cultivar TCC Black 2014 chromosome 4, UniMelb_Shisp_WGS_1.0, whole genome shotgun sequence genome, the region GTGGGACGTGTAATCTTTGAAGTGGGCTGGTTTGGATCTCTTTCTCTTGGGCTTGCTTTCGGTTTCCGTGACTCGCGTTGGGCCTGGATCTTCGACTGATGGCTCTCGGTTTGGTCGGAGCTCTGCAGCGTCGTTCCTGTCGTCTTGCTTTGATGAAATGTCGGAGTCCCTATCAAGTTAGGGAAGTAGTCCATCACAGGAAGAAGGAACTTCTCTTGCCCGGCCTGTCTCACACAAAAGTCCCGCACCATATTATGCAGCCTGCAAGTTTTGGTTTTCCCATCACTTTTCCAGCTAGTGACCAAAACTAGACTTTGCTTGATCTGATCCTCTAAGCACTCCTCTGCCaccatttcttcactttcGGATTCATTTCGCCGTTCCAAAAAGCCCTCAGCTACCCAAAGTTTGGTGAGTTCAGAGACATGAATCTCATAATCTTGAGGGAAGCCTGCTATATACAAGAAACGCTTCCTCAAATGTGGAGACAAGTGGTTGTAACTCAAAGATAATATTGATCCCAACTGTCCATCATTTACTTCAATATGCTGTCACAACTTGGGAGTTCTAGGAATCCTCGATAGAAGTCCTGCTACATTAACAATTGAGAGGGGCAGACCTCCACAtccttttactattttttcccCAACATTTTGTAGCTCAAGAGGGCAATCTTGATCTCTGAAGACCTTGTGATTGAACAAACGCCAACTTTGTTCGTCATCCAAGAAACGCATCATATGAACAGGCAAAGAGGTACAATAAGTGGCCACATCCATTAGCcttgtggttaatatgatCCAGCTTCCATTATCATTGTTAGGAAATAGCCTTCGTACGTGATCCCAAGCTTCCGCACTCCACATGTCGTCCATTACTATGAGATACCTCCTCCCGGATAACATTTTGTGAATTTCAACCTTCGCCGCTTCAAGTCCTTTGAACGAATCCCTCCCACCTCGATCTACATCATCTTTGATCGAAGCTAGTACTTGTGAGAGAATACTTGCTAAACTATAATCTTGTGATATTGTGACTCAAATTTGAATATCAAAATGGCATATAATCAATGGATCATCATAGATATATTTAGCAAGTACGGACTTCCCAATTCCTCCCATTCCGACTATAGGGAGAATTCGTAGTCTGTCATTGCAATTAAGCCGGTGCTTTATCTGCAACACATCGTTTTTAAAACCCACCACAAGATCGTCATCTACTAATGCTCTAGAActtaactttattttctccgTAAATCTCCTCAACCGGATTGATAATCTGATCATCAGCTCCGTTGCAACTGTCAGATCTTCAACTTCATTCTTGAGTGCAGATCTTGATGATGAACTAACAGAGAGAGAATCACTGTTGCAGTAGTCAGCGACATATCCAACAGTTGATTCGAGCTCCTTAGCCAATTTCCCCAGCTGATCTGAAAGTCTGACACTTGGATCAATCAATTTACAATTTGATAGTTATTCTGGGGAGAAAAAGGTATTGAATAATCTCTTCAGTTGTATTTGCGACCTCCCTCATTGTCTCCTTATCTGGAAACCATTTGAGATTAAACTGCAAGACAACAGCTTTGTCGTGGATGGATATAATTCGTCGTTTAACAGGAGGAGTGATGAGATGATCATCGCGCTGAAGGACTAGGAGTAAGGTTTGTTGCAAGGATTCCAAAGCTTCATAAGCCATAACAGCCAAACAAATTGTCAGGGAAAATGCTTATTTGGATACAAAACagctaaaatgaaaaagttgaGTGTGAGGTGCAGAAATGATCATTATTCAAGAAATATCTTCATAGGGCCCCCAGAACAAAAGCATGTGATTCCATTAATGAACTGAAAAGACTATTGTCTGTATTTCATCAAAGAGAAGAtgtattcattaattaattgatacaGATGTAAGACTAGAAACTATATACTAGCTCTGAGAATGATCTAGAAGATCACCTTTCACTAAACAGAAAAGCATATAATCAAATGATGAGAAGGGTTACTTTTCCATAATCAATAACTTCTCAGTACTAGTTTCCAGCAGTAGCTGTAATCTAAAGATTTGTTTTTGCGGTTTCATGCTTGATGTTCAACCAATTCCTATTCTTTGAAGCCGATTTCTTCCCTGTGTAGAGTAGTACAATGTAAACAACAATGCCAATACAAACAAACATTTAACTTTGAGAATTGCATAATAACACAATATTCATCATTTGAAACTAGCTTAAACAAACATCACCAACCATTCAATCTCTGCCTCTTTCATCCGTAGAATATCTGATTAGCTACCTCAACAAAGCTCTGCATCTGAAAAACATGAGAGGAATCAATAGATATTCTACTAACTGAGAAATGATGTCATACCTTGCAACTTTTATAAATTCCTTACCAGATATGAAGCACAATCAAGTCCGGAATAGGATCATGAATGCTTTACTACGACTTTTAGGTCATCATTCCCTAAATTCGATTGCTCTTCTAGTATAAATTCTGCCGAGTTCAAAAGAGATTGGTTATGATCATCGATCTCAATCAACTTGAGTGTTGGAATATTTCCAATGTCATGTGGAATCTCATCCAAGAATGGACAACAATGAAGCATTAGGCATTGGAGCCTCGGAAAGTGTCTCCTGTTAGCTCTCCAACACTTCAGATTTGACTCTTCAATAAGCAGAACTATCAAACGATGAAATCCCATGCTCATGGTTTCCCATTTTTCCTCTTGGAAAGCATAGTTCTTTAGTTTCAACACTTGAAGAATCGGCAATGAACCAACAATCACCATAGCTCTCGTAGAAATCCACCCGCCACTTAATTCTAACTTTTTCAGCGATAGAGGAATGAGCAAGATTTTCAAAATGCGGCATAGATGAACTCTGcatcttcaatttcaatttctcaagTCGACGCAAATGTATAAGATTGTACAGATGACAGCCTGCTCCAAACTTCTCTTCAGAGTAGCATATTCCCAACTTTTTTATGTTTAGGATCATTTTGACCATCGTTTCACTACATACAAAGTTTGCTGCCATAGTAAGTGTTTGTAAGTTTTTAAGAGAAAGAGTTGCTCCTTCGGGGAGGGGTAAAGGATAAAATGAGAAGGCGATAAGATGCCTCAATTGCCTCAGGCTCCAAATCTCCACTGGCAAACGAACATCAGatctataaataattaaagtctGCAGGTTCTGAAGCTTTGCTATAGCTGGAGGGACAATACTATCAGGAATGTTGGAAGCAAGGTAAGTGAGACTAATCAAGTTAAACACTTGACCTAGCTCCCAATATGAATGATCATTTCTCCGTAAAACGTGAAGGACCCTCAATGAACTAAAGTTCTCTACAGATCCTTTAGGCTTATACCCCCTTTGTGGGATGCATATAATAGAAGTGGTGGAGCTATGCAAAGAATCTTTAAGGTGTAGATCATGCCAGCTAACTCTTAAGCGATGATGATTTTGGAGGActtttggaagaaaatgcCTTCTCAAGATAGGATTAGGGAAGTAGTCGTTAACATGAAGAAGGAACTTCTCTTGTCCAGCTTGTCTCACACAAAAGTCACGCACCATACTATGTAGCTTGCAACTTTTGATTTTGCCATCAATTTTCCTGCTAGTGACTAAAACTAGACTTTGTCTGATCAGATCTTCCAAGCACTGCTCTGCTGACTCTTCTACgattttaagtttatttactAGTTCCATAAAGGTTCCAGGTTTAGTTCGTGGTTCCAAAAAGCCCTCAGCTACCCAAAGTTTGGTGAGTTCAGAGACATGAATCTCGTAATCCTGAGGGAAGCCTGCCATATACAAGAAACACTCCCTCAAATCTTGAGGCAAGTGATTGTAACTCAAAGATAATATTGATCCCAAGTGCCCATCATTTACTTCAATTTGCTGCCACAACTTTGGAGTTCTTGGAATCCTCGATAAAAGTCCTGCCACAGTTACAATTGACAGAGGCAGTCCTCCACATCCTTTTACAATTATTTCCCCAACACTACGTAGCTCAAGAGGACAATCTTGATCTCCGAAAACCTTGTGGTGGAACAAACGCCAACTTTGTTCGTCATCCAAGAAACACATCATATGAACAGGCAAAGAGGTACAATAAGTTGTCACATCCATTAGCcttgtggttaatatgataCAACTTCCATTATGATTTTTAGGAAATAGCCAGCTTACGCTATGCCAAGCTTTGGCACTCCATATGTCGTCCATCACTATGAGATACCTCCCATCCAAAAAGATATTGTAAATTTGATTCCCCCTTCCTTCGATTACTTTCAACGAATCCCTTCCTTCTCGATCCACTTTTCCTTTGACCGAAGCTAGTAATTGTGAGAGAATACTTTCAACACTATAATCTTGTGATACTGTGACCCATGCTCGAATATCAAAACGCTTCATCACCATTGGATCATCATAAATATGTCTAGCAAGTGTGGACTTACCAATGCCTCCCATTCCGACAATAGGGAGGATTTCTCGGCTGGCTGAAATGCTAGTCAGCCTGTTCTTCATCTGTAATATATCTTCATCGGAACCAACCACCACATATTTGCTTATGGGTGGAGATAACAACAATAATGGTGAATCATTCGGATCTTCATCAAAGTCAACTGAATCGTTACTGTCGGAACCAACAGTTGACTTTATTTTATCCGCTATATTTCTAAACCGATTTGAACTTATGACAGACAGCTCCTGTGCAACCGTTTGATCTTCAATTTCACTAACAGGAGGAGAATCACTCACTTCTTTGTTGCTCTTGCAGTAGTCAACCACATCTCCGACAGTTGAGTCGAGCTCCTCAGCCAATTCCCCCAACTGATCTGAAAGTCTGAGACCTGTATCTATTGATTTACAGTTTGATAGATATTCTGAGGAAAAAAGATATTGAATAATCTCTTCTGATGTATTTGCAACCTCCCTTATTGTTTCTTTATCTGGAAAATGGTTGAGATTCAATTGCAAGACAACGGCTTTGTCGTGGATGGATATAATTCGTGATTTTATATGATGAGTGGTGAGATGATCGTTGCTTTGAAGGATTTGGAGTAAAGTTTGTTGCAGGGAATTCAGAGCTTCATAagccatattattattatgtgtaTGCAAATAATTTGTCAAACTAAACCTGGCAGCGTAGATAAGcgtatactccctctgttaaaaaaataaaaaataaaaatagagtacAAAAAGAGaacacattcatttatggaaaattttcaacaaataatagttATACACGTCATTCTGCTGACACTgtttttcacttctttttttctccttctctcttactttactaattctacattaaaactcgtatcatacaataattgtcctattttttatggacggaggaagtataaaggatgaatttgataaatttatatttattgagataaATAGATAGAGAATTAAAGAGTAATAGAGAGATACAATACTAGAGTAAACCTGGAGacataataagaaaaaacagcatacgaattttttttgttaaaattggatattgatCACTTGTATTAATGTATAGCACCCAGACGcaaaaagttttttaattGCTGCCTTAAGTTTATTTGCGAAATCTATTGAGAGGATATATTGTGGCCCATATTTTGGCCAATGGACGATTCATTCTTCATCTCTCATTTCGCCCTCCCTTCTCTGCGATTTTTTatatcatcttcttcctccttcaTCTTCTCTCTGTTGCTATGTGTGATTTGCTTGTGATGGTAACTAGCTTGATTCCAGAAATCGCCTAACCTAGCTAGAAGGTAAGAAAGTGTCAGATTTGAGAGTTGTCGAATCTAGGGTTTGTTTGGTTACTATGGTGATTGGTGTTTttcacttttctatttttttgttcaaatAGAATGGTTGGTAAGatgattgaatttgaattatttttagtactataagtattttttttatatcttacACATGTTATAAAAATAGGAGGAGTACTCTTTTATAAGAATCaatgaataaaaaacaaaatcattttatcatcGTCTACAAGATGAATCTCGACATCATGTTAAGGAATGTCTCATGGAGTCATGGTTTACATCACTCATGTTCCACTGGAGAAGACCCGTGGAGATGCATGTGAAAAGCTCTTGGGATTGGTCTAGTTAAGTTGGTCCTAAATTAagatcaatatatattttcaatagggatgtcaatgtagcccgcaacccgtgggctggcccgaatagcccgccaaatttatagggttagggttgaacttttataacccgaaagaaatcacaacccgactagcccgcacccgcttaacccgcaacccgttagggccagacccgaaaacccgatgggctggcccgaaaacccgataaaatttttattattctaatttttactcctaattcgacacttcattgattgattttgtaattatagataactaaaaaaagtaactttcaattttatattaaatatataaattatatattgaatttttattaatataataattgatatataaactaaaaactttaaattcactaaaaatttatttaaatttctaaaatatgcattaaaattttacgaaatatctcaaatattagtatttgattatgtttataattgagtttaagcatatatctcaaatttatcattattaaatattttacatttaatgaattaactaattttcatcattatttatgggattgatcgcatgttaatcCTATCGatagcaacccgattaacccgatgggctagcccgaaatccgagcttttagggttagggttgaacttttataacccgaaagaaatcacaacccgactagcccgcacccgattaacccgtaacccgaatagggttggcccgaaacccgacGGGCCGACCCGATTGACACCCCTAATTTTCAAAGAACATTCTAATATCTAATGTCAAGATCAAAGTCCATTGGACGTGTCAAGATCAAAGCCCATGGTGCACCCGTCGTACAAGGCATGAAGCCCGACTTAACTCCACTATATTTAGtcatcaattttaattcaCAATTTCTCATTCActtatactctctctgtcccagtTTAAGGGCGCGTTCAGGATGTAAGATATAGGCAGATTTCGGCCCATTTCTTATGCTTTTCTGGTGTTCAACtttattgtttcatttctagCAAAGCCCTAGAAATCACCAAGGCCCGTACTGTTCACCTCTCAAATggacataataaaatattggtTTGGGGCTGGTATTTGAAACTGGATGCGGGTCTGAAAGTAAGATTTGAGGGGCAAATTTCCCTTTTACCCCTCTCAATTTTCAATCCCCCTTTCGTCTCTCATTTCCCAAATCAAATTAGGGCTTCTCGTGGAAAAGCTCCCCTTCGAGCTGAGGGGAGGTCTCAAGAGCTGAGTGGGTGGAACTCGAAGAAAGCGACGAAAGGTTGGTTCGAAGGTTACAATCCCTGGTGTGTTCAATCATCGTTGACGGCGTTCCAGAAGAGGTGCAGAAGTGTTTACCATTTGGTCAGGGTTTCTTCCGTCGACTGTCGGTATTTGTACGAGATTGTCGATCTCATTCCAATATGATAGCTTTCCATTCATTCTTCTTTAACTCCTAAGCTTTTGTATTGCTAAATCGTACCACTCATTCAAGCTTGGTTTCATTGGGTCGCACAGGTTTGTGTAGTTCTGGAATCTTACAAATACTGTGCCAACCGGAGGTAATACGGCTTCCCTagaatattatatttcatttattaatttgaaatttaattttggcaAAACATCAAGATATACATCTGTAGATTTTAATCACTGGAGATAGAAATGATAtgcaattttttgtatttattggTGATATTTGAAGCAAAACCTATATAGGTTCCCCATAAACCCTCTACTGTATCATGGTTATGTTTTGGGTTACccttttgtgtgttaaatgtcACTTCTTTTGTTTGCCCCCCCTATAAAATATCCCGTTGCTGAGTGTTCAATTTCACTAGCCGTTGCTGATATGCTTGCCGTGTAAGGTTCCCAAAATCTGTCACGACCGTCTATCGTCATAAACAGGATGACTCTTGATACATCAAATTATGCCCAACTGTCCACGATGCTTGAAGACCTAATGGTCATGTGTCGTGTAGAGGCCACTGTTCTCATCCGTAGATATAGGTGTGCCCGTACGCAACGCAAGAAACGACAAATCCTTGACCATGCTCGACGGTTTAGTGTTATTAGAAAAGTACCAGAACAATTGAAATGGATGGAACACTTGATTAATCTCACCAACGCAGACTGCATTGCGAAACTTAGAATGGATTGTCACACTTTTGGAAAGTTATGTCGAATTCTTAAAGAGCGTGGAGGTTTGACCGTGGGTAAGTGTTTGGGGATTGAAGAGCACGTTGCCATATTTGTTGGGACGCTTGTgcatcataaaaaaaatagggcTGTTGGTTTTGAATTCTGGAGGTCGGGTGGGACTGTCTCTTATTATGTGAACAAGGTCTTGGGTGCTGTACTCAGTCTTCACTCCATTCTTCTCAGTAAGCCCACGCCTGTCCCTGAAGATTGTACAGACCATCGGTGGCGGTGGTTTAAG harbors:
- the LOC125220858 gene encoding putative late blight resistance protein homolog R1A-3 is translated as MAYEALESLQQTLLLVLQRDDHLITPPVKRRIISIHDKAVVLQFNLKWFPDKETMRELGKLAKELESTVGYVADYCNSDSLSVSSSSRSALKNEVEDLTVATELMIRLSIRLRRFTEKIKLSSRALVDDDLVVGFKNDVLQIKHRLNCNDRLRILPIVGMGGIGNLASILSQVLASIKDDVDRGGRDSFKGLEAAKVEIHKMLSGRRYLIVMDDMWSAEAWDHVRRLFPNNDNGSWIILTTRLMDVATYCTSLPVHMMRFLDDEQSWRLFNHKVFRDQDCPLELQNVGEKIVKGCGGLPLSIVNVAGLLSRIPRTPKL
- the LOC125220859 gene encoding putative late blight resistance protein homolog R1B-16, giving the protein MAYEALNSLQQTLLQILQSNDHLTTHHIKSRIISIHDKAVVLQLNLNHFPDKETIREVANTSEEIIQYLFSSEYLSNCKSIDTGLRLSDQLGELAEELDSTVGDVVDYCKSNKEVSDSPPVSEIEDQTVAQELSVISSNRFRNIADKIKSTVGSDSNDSVDFDEDPNDSPLLLLSPPISKYVVVGSDEDILQMKNRLTSISASREILPIVGMGGIGKSTLARHIYDDPMVMKRFDIRAWVTVSQDYSVESILSQLLASVKGKVDREGRDSLKVIEGRGNQIYNIFLDGRYLIVMDDIWSAKAWHSVSWLFPKNHNGSCIILTTRLMDVTTYCTSLPVHMMCFLDDEQSWRLFHHKVFGDQDCPLELRSVGEIIVKGCGGLPLSIVTVAGLLSRIPRTPKLWQQIEVNDGHLGSILSLSYNHLPQDLRECFLYMAGFPQDYEIHVSELTKLWVAEGFLEPRTKPGTFMELVNKLKIVEESAEQCLEDLIRQSLVLVTSRKIDGKIKSCKLHSMVRDFCVRQAGQEKFLLHVNDYFPNPILRRHFLPKVLQNHHRLRVSWHDLHLKDSLHSSTTSIICIPQRGYKPKGSVENFSSLRVLHVLRRNDHSYWELGQVFNLISLTYLASNIPDSIVPPAIAKLQNLQTLIIYRSDVRLPVEIWSLRQLRHLIAFSFYPLPLPEGATLSLKNLQTLTMAANFVCSETMVKMILNIKKLGICYSEEKFGAGCHLYNLIHLRRLEKLKLKMQSSSMPHFENLAHSSIAEKVRIKWRVDFYESYGDCWFIADSSSVETKELCFPRGKMGNHEHGISSFDSSAY
- the LOC125222437 gene encoding uncharacterized protein LOC125222437 isoform X1; the encoded protein is MTLDTSNYAQLSTMLEDLMVMCRVEATVLIRRYRCARTQRKKRQILDHARRFSVIRKVPEQLKWMEHLINLTNADCIAKLRMDCHTFGKLCRILKERGGLTVGKCLGIEEHVAIFVGTLVHHKKNRAVGFEFWRSGGTVSYYVNKVLGAVLSLHSILLSKPTPVPEDCTDHRWRWFKGCLGALDGTHINVLVSGADKPRYRTRKGQIATNTLAVCDRHMQFVYLLPGWEGSAGDSRVLRDANQGGGSQFGNKVPLNSLHFWRWWISV
- the LOC125222437 gene encoding uncharacterized protein LOC125222437 isoform X2; the encoded protein is MTLDTSNYAQLSTMLEDLMVMCRVEATVLIRRYRCARTQRKKRQILDHARRFSVIRKVPEQLKWMEHLINLTNADCIAKLRMDCHTFGKLCRILKERGGLTVGNRAVGFEFWRSGGTVSYYVNKVLGAVLSLHSILLSKPTPVPEDCTDHRWRWFKGCLGALDGTHINVLVSGADKPRYRTRKGQIATNTLAVCDRHMQFVYLLPGWEGSAGDSRVLRDANQGGGSQFGNKVPLNSLHFWRWWISV